The genomic DNA TGGTTGGTAAAAGGTAACCCCGCATCGGGAGAACGGCAGGAAGAGAGGGCCAAGGAGGCGCGAAGCTGAAAGCTTGTTTGTTGTTCAGTCTCGATCTCCCATCTCGATAATTTGCCTGTTTCGGGCGAGAATATTACACCAGATGACTAGGATAtgcagtacgtacgtagtaaACCTGGTTCAGATCCATTGCTTTGCCAATCGGCCCCCCTGCACATAAAGAGGGTCTCGGAACGGATGGCTCCCGCTGTTGACATCTGGAACCAACGGCAGGGCAGACCATATCTCAGCTGGCGACCCAACGTCTGCAATTTGCAGCCCCTGCGGCCTCATTAAGTTTCCTTTCGCGTCCCGTCACGATCCCCTTTCCTTCAACAAATTTTTCTCAGCCTCTCATTGCCTAAAGAGACGGATAATTTGACAAAATATGGGAGGTTCACAAGACTCCTCGCGTCCAGACCATGGGGAGCTTCAGCCCCGTCTCTCGACACTTTCGACGGTGGCAATGGCATTTGCCATTCTGAAGTAGGTAGCTGCTGTGTCATATGTAACGAGAAATACTCACGGCTTGAAGCACCTGGATTGCTCTTGCGGGTTCCATCGGACTTATACTGCCATCGGGAAGCTCTGTTGCCATGTTATATGGCTTCTTGTTTTGTGTTGTATGCTGCGTCTGCGTTGCCGCGAGCCTCGGCGAACTTGGCGCTATCTGGCCGACCGCAGGCGGACAGTATCATTTCGTCTTTGCGCTCTGTACCGAGAGGTGGAGGAAACCAGCGGTAAGATTCCCCAAGTAAAAACAAGATTGTCGAGTGTCTAGCTAATAAAACGGACCCTGCTTTGTCAACAATGGCAGAGCTTTTTCGTCGGTTGGACAAACATCGCCGGCTGGCTGATCGTCGTAACCGTACAGGCCTATTTCGGCGGTGCGCTCCCGATATCTGCACCGGAATGGCACGCCCGACGCTAATAACGTACTCTAGCCCTCTTCATATCCGCAGGCGCGGTCGTTGCGTCAAGCGAtgcgtacgaagtaacgCCAGCGAGAACCTATGGCATCTTTCTCGCCATCCTTACTTTGACAACTGCTGTGAACATTTGGGGCAACAGAATCCTAGGAAAGTGGAACGACTGCGCCTGTAAGTTCGAGGAATGACTGGAAACAGATATTGGGTACTGACATGCACACAAAGTATATTGGTCTGTTTTTGGCGTCCTTGTTCTCAGCATTGTTCTTCTAGCCAAGGCGGACAAAACCGATGCCAAGTTCGTGTTTACCAACTTCCAAAACGAAGTTGGATGGCCCAATGGCGTTGCGTGGATCCTCGGGCTACTGCAGTCGAGCCTTTCTCTGGTCGGCTTTGATGTGGTGCTGCACGTGGCCGAAGAGATGCCAGATCCTGCACGCGACGTTCCACGAGCCATGATATATGCCGTTCTCGTTGGTGGCGCAACGTTAGTTCGACCCCGTTCATGCTTGAGGTCGTGCTATCTGCTCACCGTCGCAGGGGATTTGCTTTTATACTCGTCATATTGTTCTGCCTAACTGACCCGACAACCATCCTCGCGTCCTCGACAGGGATGCCCGTCATTGAGATGGTCCTTCAAGCCACCAAGAGCCGGGCGGCTGCGACGATTCTTAGTTTCATGCTAAGTGTTTGCTTTGTGAACGGATGCAATGCCAGCATCACCAGTGCAAGCAGACTGCTTTTTGCCATGGCTCGTGACCGCGGCATCGTGTTTCACAAGTTCTTTTCTCACATCGCGCCGGGCCTCAACGTTCCTGTCCGCACGATAATGCTCTGCTACGGCTTCAATGTGTGTTTTGGACTCTTATATCTGGGTCCATCGGTGGCGTTTAGTGCCTACGTCGCGTCGTTGACGATATTCCTCGGCATATCGTATGCGTTCCCCATCATTACGCTGATGATCCGCGGTCGTGACATACTACACCAGCACCGGATCGCACATAAATCTGGACTGCAGATGAGCAAGACGCTGGGCCTCGTTGTCAACACCGTTGCTGTTGTATATCTGGTGGTAACTTCTATTGTAAGTCCCTTCCTCCATGCCTGGGACTGTCCACGCTGACAATTCGAAAAGTTTTATTGCTTTCCTACTGCTCTGCCTGTAACCGTGAGCAGCATGAGTAAATACCCCCTTTGCAACGTATTAAAGAGTCAGACCTAACAGATGGCCCTGGCCACAGATTATGTATCCGTTGTCTTAGGTGCTTTTGGTGTACTGGTCACCCTATACTGGCTGCTGTGCGGGAAGTCTTTTCAGGGTCCGGTATGCATCACCCTGCAGCACTCTAACTACCTCCAAACTCGAAGGCTGCCTTGGAGTCTGCATATTGTTGCTAACAAACAGTAGTCATTTGACATGATATCGGGTTTTGACCCCAGGCAAATGGATGGACAGCCGCAACCGACCCCGTGCCTGCAGGGAGATGACGTCTCTGAAAAGGCCACAGCCACCATGCAGGGATAAGTCGCGAGATGGGGTCTCAGCCCCTGGCTATTTAGAGGTTTACTGTAGAAATTCGCCACGGAATGTTTAAAGCGGCTTTATACTTGGTAATCCCTGTCCTATACCTGCGGAGCTTGTGAGGATTGCCTACATTCTGGAGTGGTGTTCGTCAAATGTGGGGAACGCTACATCCTTGCTGGTACCCTTTCCTTCCAACGACTCGGCTACTGAAGTCATGGCTACGAGCACAAGCATCGGAAACATGTGTCCCAACGGGAATGAATAGAACAAGGTATCTACTCAGGTCCTCAATGACGATGAGGTCTGACGAAGACGAAAGCTCTGAAGGTTCACTAACTATAGAAGTGGAACATGCGCCTCATTGACGTAGTCGATATTGGTGTTGATCGACTCAATTCGCTCGCAACAAGTCCCGAAGATTCGATCCCAAAGACGAGTTTGCTTGCCGTAGTTGTAGGTTTTTCTCCATCCCTTGCGATGATGCAGGTCGTGGTCTTCGATAACGAGCTCGACGTTGAACATGTTAAGAAGCCAGTGCAGTGTCGAGGGTGGGCTGAGAAGAACACGAATGCCGCTATGCCCCCAGACCTCCGTATATGCAACGTATTGGTGGCATACCCACCATTCATAGAATCCCAGCGGCAATCCGAAGGCGCGAAGCGTGATGTATGTCATGAGGGGGACCGCTACCATATCGAAGAACTCCTGCTCATGATCGGCATAGGCGGTGAGAAGGGGGTTTGGGTGCTTTGTAAGGTGATGGGTGCGGTGAAACTTCCAGAGATACCCCACGTCATGCATGGCGCGGTGGTACCAGTAGAACCAAAAGTCGAGAACGACAGCGTAGAGGCCTGTTTCCAACTGGAGCCACATCCACCATTTCCAAGATGTCAAGACAGCCATCGGAGGCTGACTCGGTTCGTAAGAGAGGTATATCGCCAGGGCAATGCGAGAGCCGGTAGTCTTGAGGAGGGACAACGCCACCTTGGCCACGCCAACGTCTGGGACCCCATCGCGCTCATGAACGTCTCCATCAAGAAACCCGTACCTGTGGCCCAGTCGCCGAAGAATGTGGACTTCATGGATAATAGTTAAGTTAAAGGCCATGAAATACAGCATGAAGACGGCGACCCGCCCCATGGCGTTGTAGCCGGTATAGGAGAGCCAGGCCTggtggagaa from Purpureocillium takamizusanense chromosome 4, complete sequence includes the following:
- a CDS encoding uncharacterized protein (COG:S~EggNog:ENOG503P9PN~TransMembrane:3 (o62-80i92-112o175-197i)); the encoded protein is MGAQPNPRDSMKSTWRQGDRTEWTPYHWLLELLNTYHVDLDKPVPVHAKSDKVPVLPQWSQHLWVIVFSLVPLLLHQAWLSYTGYNAMGRVAVFMLYFMAFNLTIIHEVHILRRLGHRYGFLDGDVHERDGVPDVGVAKVALSLLKTTGSRIALAIYLSYEPSQPPMAVLTSWKWWMWLQLETGLYAVVLDFWFYWYHRAMHDVGYLWKFHRTHHLTKHPNPLLTAYADHEQEFFDMVAVPLMTYITLRAFGLPLGFYEWWVCHQYVAYTEVWGHSGIRVLLSPPSTLHWLLNMFNVELVIEDHDLHHRKGWRKTYNYGKQTRLWDRIFGTCCERIESINTNIDYVNEAHVPLL